CTTCAATGTTCTCTTTGACGAAACAGCATTTGCTCCATCAACATGGATGATTGCTAAATTTGTGAAGCAATATTCATCAGCTTTTGTTTTAATTAAAAAATAGATTTTTTCATCATCTTCATGCATTACATAGTCGTCTGCATCTGTTTTATCATAGTCAGCAGGACTGATAATTTTCCCAACGTCTGATAATCCTAATGCATCTGAAGCCATCTTTTTAAACATATTTTCGCATCCTTTCTCCTAAAGAGATTGTCGTTGCCTCCCTAATTTTAACAAGTCTCTCCCTGAATGAAAACTGATTTTTCGCATATTTTGTATAAAAAAGCTACGAAGTTGTTCACAGCCTTTTTCCTATTTCCCTTCATTAGAGAACGTTTCTATTCTCTCCTTAATTTCATCGCGAACACGTTGAAAGTAGGCCCATTTCTCTTCATCTGTTCCTTCTGCTTTCGCTGGATCATCAAAGCCCCAATGTTCACGCTTTACATTTGGCGGAGTTATTGGGCATTTATCAGCCGCATCTCCGCAAAGTGTTACAACTAGATCAGCACTATTTAAGATACTTTTATCGATAATGTCAGATGTTTGGTTTGAAATATCTACACCA
This window of the Priestia filamentosa genome carries:
- the arsC gene encoding arsenate reductase (thioredoxin); protein product: MSKKTIYFLCTGNSCRSQMAEGWGRKYLGESWNVYSAGIEAHGLNPRAVKAMKEVGVDISNQTSDIIDKSILNSADLVVTLCGDAADKCPITPPNVKREHWGFDDPAKAEGTDEEKWAYFQRVRDEIKERIETFSNEGK